TCGATAACGTcgtcaaatcattcgatgaatacACCGACTTGAGTTTCTTACACAAAAGCTcgattcctttttcttttgaggtTGTCGGTTCCTGCAATGGATTAGTGTTATTAAGGTGTTTCAACACTCTTATTCTGTGGAACCCATTAGTTGAAAAATTTGTGACCATTTCTGAACCCCACACCGACTTGAGTTACTACGACGTTGGCTGGGGATTTGGGTTTGATTCACGAACAAACGACTGTAGAGTAGTGAAAATTGATTCTCAGGTTCAGGTTTTCTCACTCGCTACCGGCTCTTGGAAAAGCAGTAAAGTCGGCGCTCCTCCTGCGTGTAGTTTAAGTAACTGTGGTCCGCAACGTTTCATCAATGGGGCTATTCATTGGCTTGCTTCAACAAGGATTGTTGGCAACGATGATGATAAACGACATTCGATCTTGTCGTTTGATATAAGTAATGAGACATTTCGTGAGATAATGCTACCGAAAGGACTGTCTATTCTTAACAATTGTTTTCGTAGCCCAATATTCTATTCTATCACAGAATATGGAAAATCTCTTGCGTTGTGTGTTGGAAAAACTAGGTTTATTTCTTTGTGGGTGATGAAAGAATATGGTGCAGCAGAGTCATGGACCCAAGTTTTAGCTCATACAACACTAGAAGATATCCCAAAACCTTTGGGTTTTAGTTCGAGCGGCGAGCTACTGTGGAAGACAGAGAGTGGAAAGCTAGCTTCATATGATCCTAAGAgcacaaaaattgaaacagagAATGCAGCTAAGGGAGACTATTGCTTTGCTGGTTCTTATGTGGAGAGCCTCGTTTTGCTCAACCAACCAAATCTTTCAAGAAAACGACCAATAAGAGGAGAATAGATCATCAGACTTCATTTTTTGTTAGGAATAGGAATGCTTGTGGACTAAACATGTGTACGAGTTTGCTATTTGCTACAATTGGTGATGTATCATTTTACATATATAGACAATTTCTTCATTGGAGACAGTTTTACAATTTCTTTATATTGGTACTGAAAAAAATTACTCTTATCTCTTCTCTATATATGCTATATATGTCCCAAAAATTGCCTGCAGTTGTGATTCTAATTTCCCACTCAAACTTGTTTTTCAATGTTCTGTTTTAGTGGAGCATCTTCTATGATCGATACTCTGTTTCTTTCAGATGTTGTCTTTGTACTGTTACCGAACATCGCTGTATCTCCATCTATCACTTCTCTATGCTATGTCCTGAAAATTGCCTTAGTGATTCTAATTCaagaaattaatattgaaataaataaataaatagcgaaaaaaataaaataagaacaaGTTTGATAAGTTTACAACACAAAAGGTTTTACTTAATTGTAGAGCttatagataaaataaaatcttaatcaaATTCCTTAATTATGGTGATTCAATCTCaataaatcatcatcaaattcctaaaattaggCTAATCTATTCTTCATCAAAGATAATACAATCCTCATGAAATTCTTAACTTTAGGGTCATttaaatatactctaacaccaATTCAGTCATGGATAAGTGTTCGAGTATTTGAATGACTCGAACAGTACTTATCACAACATGGTTGGGATATGCCATGGAGTCAAATATAATATCCACACATTTTGCATCACATATACCTAATATAagccataaaatttgaaattcttagaagtaattaatattagagaaagatatataaatgatagaatttgtgttttttttttttcaatcatcttcatagtgaatgagtgaattcactattgaatttgtgtaagGTCCAcatgagttcacaaatctaatggttgatatattgaatttgaaaataataataacaataataatgattgAAAAATGGCTTAAAAATAATTGTGCACAAGAATTCAAAAATATAGGCTCACTTTAACAGTATTGTCACCCAAATAAGCTCttcagaaaaaatatatatatatatatatcttcatcaATGGAGCCATCCATTGGCTTGCTTCAGCCAGGAGTGGCAAAGCTGTTGGTTACCGACATTTGGTATTGTCATTTGATATAAGTAATATTGAGCTATTTCGAAAGATAATGCTACCGGAAAAAATAGCTTATCTTTTCCCACCTCTCCTGTCTATCGATCTTAGTATACGGAAAATCTCTTGCGGTGTGTTCTGTCTCATCAGATTCTTTTCAACATTCTTTGTGGGTGATGAGAGAATATGGTgaagtagaatcatggagccaAGTTTTAATAGAACCAAAGATTCCAAAAACATTGGGTTTTACCACGGGTGGCGAGGTAGTATGGAAAACAGAAAGTGGGATTGCTTTATATGATCCAAAGAAGCCAAAAATTATGAATCATAGCGTTGAGAGAAGGTATTGTTTTGCTGGTTCTTATGTGGAGAGCCTTGTTTTACTCGATCCAAGAAAACGAGGGAGCAAGAAGGGGAATAGAAGAGCAACGAAGCAAAAGAAAGACGTGATATATTGACTGCTTGGAAACTACCATAAAAAGAGAGTGAGCAAGAAGATCAGTAAAAAGCAGAATATGGGCTCTGCTTAAGCATTAAATATTAGTTTCTGTGTGAACAATTTCTTTATTTCAGATTGTAttgattctctttttcttatgaATGCTTGCTATTTGCTacatatttatcaatattattGTTGTGGTTGAGTGCTTGGTATATATGTTGTGTGATATATCATTGCTGTATTTGTTGTGAGTATAGTGTATGCTTGGTATATATGTTGTGTGATATATCATTACTGTATTTGTTGCGAGTATAGTGTCTTACATCGGCAGAGTAAGTGGTTAACATACTTAAATGGACCCaaaattattagcttaaatttttgggctAAAGTTATGTCATAATACgtatattaacttactcttaTGTGTTATAGTTAGCCACcgacacgttttttttttcaagagaacTAGGATTCATAGTTAGCCTAGCTCagacaagatttttttttttctatcactGTTCGTCTATTTCACGTGTTAGGAGAGATTAGGTCAAACCAAGGTAGACGAAGAAGAGAGGAGGACGACTCTAAACGCACCGTTTAAGTAAAGTGAAAATGCTCCGTTTCAATATTGTTGAAAAGCACCCTTGTTCATTTAAGCCCTTGCTAGTTGGCGTTATAGAGCCGCAACTAATCATTGCCCATTCCAGAGAAGGCTTTACTACCACAATGAAATGCCCAATAAATAAACCTAGAGATGCGTTTTTTTCCCTAAGCGGATGCCTAGGTACTTACCCTAATATAATTTAGGattgtatgaattttttttttttgtgggtgaTTGCATAAGAACAAAATCCAATATAACTAGCTGTATAttatctaattcaaataaaattgagaggattCTAATTCGATTGCTATTAATTGCAATTGTGCACAggttaattatataatttatattgattagtacttaaaaaaaaaaccaaaaaaaaaacaaaaaaaaaacaaaacataaaacaaaacaaaacaaaaacattacatTGATTAGCTCTAGAATTCTAGAGTCCTTCCTGCTAtgctttttataaataaatatgcatTTCGCaatttacaatatttttcacattagtttttcttttacatCCTACTAGATTCACATTAGTGTTATTGAAGATGCTTTCTAAAATTATCtgaaataaagaaatttatataCATTTCTTTATATGTAATGACATTATATTTCTAGAGTTCTTCTAAATGTGATGTGgttaatagatcaaaattccataatgatcatttcaaattcaataataattttaaatcagTAAATTACCGCAACAGTACTAATTAATAAGATTAGAATGTAGCCTTTCAAAtaataagtttatatatataataataataataataataaggcaTTATTACCAAGCATTTCTAAGAACAAATTAAATCGAAAATGAAAGCGTGTCGTCGTTTCTggtttttctcttcttgttcACTCTCCCCTGCTGCAGGGTTTGCTCTGTTGCTTCGTTCAGTAAAACGAGGGTCTCCACATAGGaattagcaaaacaaaatcccCACCGACCACCATTAACGTTATGGTTCACCATTTTTTGGCTCTTGGGATCATACGAAGTTAGCTCTCCACCATCCCTTTCCCACAGCAGCTCGCCAGCTTTTGTATAACCCAAAGGCTTCGGTATATTTATTGTATCAAAACTTAAAAGTTTGGTCCATGATTTGCATTCTGTCATCACCCACATACAACACATATAATGAACTGAAGCACTAACAACACACACCGCAACCATCTTTCCATACACTGAGATAGACAAGAATGATGGGAAAGCGTAAGCTATTTCAGTTGGTAGCCTTATCTCACGAAATATCTCATTGCTTACATCAAACGACACGACTATATTCTGAAAAACTTCTTTTTCAATCCGGGCTATAGTTAGCCAGTGGATAGCCCCATTGGTGAAAGCTTGCGTGCCACGGTGATCATTAAGGAAACGACACCCAGGAACACCAACAGCACCAATGGTTTTCCAAGAGCCAGAATTGAGTGAAAAAACCTGAACGTGAGAATCTACTTTCATATCACCATCGATTTCTACGTGATTGACAATTTTCACTACTTTGTAATCGTTTTCCAGAGAATCAAACCCAAATCCCCATCCGGTAGAAGCCCACTTGCAGCCTTCATATCCCGCATTGTCGGGTTTGGGAAGACTCACAAATTTTCTAATCGATGGATTCCATAGAATAAGGGTGTTGGTGTAACGCCTTAATAACACTAACCCGTTGCAGGAACCGACCACCTCAAAACTACGACTCAAGCTTTTGCATGGGAATCTCAACTCCGCGTATTCAACGAATGATTTGCTCTTGTGCTTGCCTTCTTCTGTTACTTGTTCGCCAAGGCAAGCGGTGACAATGGCGGTGGTGGAACCATCGTGGAGGCAATTGACCTCTGTACCGGAATGCTTTAGAAGGAGGAGGCGATCACTGTCGTTGTCGGAACCGTTTGTGCGGGCGAGGTGAGCGGAAACAAAGCTGGGGCTTTTGATGATGGACCGCCATGATTTGTTTACGCAAGTAAATCTCACGTGGGATTTCACGTGGGAGAGTCTCAATAGAATTTCGCGTATGATTTCCTCTGGAAAATAATACTTTGCCATGGCTTTCATCTTCAAGTTTTTTCCTGGCAGAAAGAAAGACGGGTAATTAGTTCTGAGAGGGATCGAGATAATGAATACGTAATTAATAGTGGGATAGGGTCATAGGGATTTAGAACACATTATGGATAAGATATAAGACTCCTAAAGTAATCTAATTACCATTTGGTCGTGGAAAAGTTTATTAGGATTAGGCGGCAAAGGCTTTTCTTTGGTcgtagagaaagaaaaaggatttttttttttttttgggtttaacaATATTGTGTTGAGGAGtctaactaaaaaaattaagaaaaaagttcTGAAAAAACAATAAGCACAAATGTATTATACGGAGAAGTCTTTTAAGTATTTAActacatttttcttatattattatttatttttaacttgtaCATCATAAAAAATTCACCTTAAATAGGGAAATCAACGCAAAATTATCCTTTGTGGAAGTAAGGTTCCGTTTAGAATTGTGAAAAAAAGTTCTTAACCAAGAAGCACAAATCTATTACACGAAGAAGTCTTTCAAGTatttaactatatttttcttatattatttcctttattattattattatttgatttttcaacTCGTACATCATAAAAATTCACCTTAAATAGGAAAATCAGCACAAAATTAAAACCTTCTGGAAGCAAGTGAAAGATTCTTTTTAGCCACAAAATTAGGGTTATAAGCTTTCCGTTTCACCaatcattattcttttttttatctccCGACCAACAAGAAACTTGGAGCTGCAGCTATCCTTTCTGTCTGCCATGTTACTGTACTATTTTCCGGTGGATCTTCACTTGCGTCTGCAAAGCATGGTGCTCCATCATCAGTAGCCATAGCTTTGCTTTCGCTCACCTCTCCCCCCAAACCGTTCCCATAACAATCACATTGATGATCGCCTTCTCCTTCTAACGATTTCTTGCAAGACTAATGACCGCCACAGATACGTCACCACCGTTATCGCCTCTTGGTTTGGCAAAAAAAGTAATAGAAGAACAAGATCCGCCATCAACGAAATCATTCAATGAACACAAAGAGTTGAAATTCTCATACAGAAGCTTGAAGCATTTTGATCTTGTTGGTTGCTACAGTGGGCTAGTTTTAATTAAGCTTTACGTCGACACGCTTCTTCTGTGGAACCCTTTGCTTCGAAAATCTGTAACCCTTCCTAAACACGACAATATTGGATACGAGGTGCGTTCTATCGGTTGGGGATTTGGATTTGATTGTCGGACAAACGACTGtaaagtggtgaaaattgtATGCTTAGAAAACAATGGTGTTGCAAAACTTGATTCTCTGGTTCAGGTTTTCTCACTCTCTACTGGGTGTTGGAAAAGCTTTAGAGTTGGTGTTCCTGCGTGTAGTTTAACTTACCGCGGTCCGCCGCCGGTCATCATTGGGCCTATCGATCGTATAATTAACCGTTGTCCGCAACCTTTCATCAATGGAGCCATCCATTGGCTTGCTTCGGGGATTGGCAGCGATGTTCGCCGACATTTGGTCTTGTCATTTGATATAAGTAATGAGATATTTCGTGAAATAATGTTGCCTGATAAAATTGCTTCTCTTTCCTCGCTATCCTTGTTTATTTCAGTATACAAAAAATCACTTACTGCGTGTGTTGCCTCACCTGATCTTTGGTCTCTGTGGGTGATGAAAGAATATGGTGTAGTAGAGTCATGGACCCAAGTTTTAATTGAACGAAATATACTAAAACCATTGGGCTTTATTACGAGAGGCGAGGTATTATGGCAGACAAATAATGGAGAGGTAGCTTCATATGATCCTAAGAGATCAAAAATTATGAATCGTAGCGTAGATGATAAGGGAACATATTGTTTTGCTGGTCCTTATGAAAAGAGCCTTGCTTTACTTTACGAAGCAAATCTTTCAAGAAAACGATGGAGGAAGAAGGGTAATACAATAGGAACGAAGCAAAAGAGAGTGATTGACTGCTTGAAACATGCCAAAAAGAGTGTGAGCAAGAAGAGCAAAACAAGAGAAGAGTAGAGGGTTTGAGATTCCTTTCTTAGGAATGCTTGGTAGTTGGTATTGACTCtggattttctttatttaagataatactcatattttttcagattttttctatatatttttactCATAGGGCTGTAATCGAGTCAAACCGAGTCAAGCTTTAAGATTTTAAAACTGGCTCATTTACGAATTATGTTtattcgagccgagctcgagttTTGAGCCAAGCTATGAAATGTGTGTTtaagctcggctcatttaaaGTTCGGGCGAGCTCGAGCTAAAGCTCTTCGTTGAGAAGGCTATTTGAGCCGAGCCGGCtcaactcgagctcgagctaagatattaaattttttaatgtatgATCCAAGCAGGGTTCAAACCCGAATTTTAAAACATCTAgacatttatctatagtataaatataaatatgtagtatatatatatatatatatatatatagttttcacTAGAAGCTGTTATATGCAAAATGGCACAATTTTGCATAAGAGTCCAAGTAGAACTATGCCGTTTTGCATAACAGTCCAAGTAGAAGCTGAAGctgaatttaataaataataaaaataaaactcttaCTCACGCCATTACATAACCAAACAGCAATATCATACTCAAACGTCACAAGTATTCCATTGCAAGAGCTCTGGAGCCGGAGAGCCTACCATTAACAGGTTTTTCATTCTCGGTCTcccattctctctttttctgtaAGCTGGATCTAATTTTTGATTCTGATGTTTTGGTGGAGGGGTTTATTGATatgggttttttgggttttttgattGTGATGTTTTGGTGGAGGGGTttgttaatttgggttttttgatGCTGTATAAATA
This genomic interval from Corylus avellana chromosome ca3, CavTom2PMs-1.0 contains the following:
- the LOC132174492 gene encoding F-box/kelch-repeat protein At3g06240-like, coding for MAKYYFPEEIIREILLRLSHVKSHVRFTCVNKSWRSIIKSPSFVSAHLARTNGSDNDSDRLLLLKHSGTEVNCLHDGSTTAIVTACLGEQVTEEGKHKSKSFVEYAELRFPCKSLSRSFEVVGSCNGLVLLRRYTNTLILWNPSIRKFVSLPKPDNAGYEGCKWASTGWGFGFDSLENDYKVVKIVNHVEIDGDMKVDSHVQVFSLNSGSWKTIGAVGVPGCRFLNDHRGTQAFTNGAIHWLTIARIEKEVFQNIVVSFDVSNEIFREIRLPTEIAYAFPSFLSISVYGKMVAVCVVSASVHYMCCMWVMTECKSWTKLLSFDTINIPKPLGYTKAGELLWERDGGELTSYDPKSQKMVNHNVNGGRWGFCFANSYVETLVLLNEATEQTLQQGRVNKKRKTRNDDTLSFSI
- the LOC132174493 gene encoding F-box protein CPR1-like — translated: MTATDTSPPLSPLGLAKKVIEEQDPPSTKSFNEHKELKFSYRSLKHFDLVGCYSGLVLIKLYVDTLLLWNPLLRKSVTLPKHDNIGYEVRSIGWGFGFDCRTNDCKVVKIVCLENNGVAKLDSLVQVFSLSTGCWKSFRVGVPACSLTYRGPPPVIIGPIDRIINRCPQPFINGAIHWLASGIGSDVRRHLVLSFDISNEIFREIMLPDKIASLSSLSLFISVYKKSLTACVASPDLWSLWVMKEYGVVESWTQVLIERNILKPLGFITRGEVLWQTNNGEVASYDPKRSKIMNRSVDDKGTYCFAGPYEKSLALLYEANLSRKRWRKKGNTIGTKQKRVIDCLKHAKKSVSKKSKTREE
- the LOC132174491 gene encoding F-box/kelch-repeat protein At3g23880-like — translated: MAQYFPEEIVREILLKLPVQSLSRFNCVNKEWCSIIKSPTFASDHLAHTNRSENNSTSRRLLALKVSDETNHPYKNTTTIITACLSKQETEQTLDNVVKSFDEYTDLSFLHKSSIPFSFEVVGSCNGLVLLRCFNTLILWNPLVEKFVTISEPHTDLSYYDVGWGFGFDSRTNDCRVVKIDSQVQVFSLATGSWKSSKVGAPPACSLSNCGPQRFINGAIHWLASTRIVGNDDDKRHSILSFDISNETFREIMLPKGLSILNNCFRSPIFYSITEYGKSLALCVGKTRFISLWVMKEYGAAESWTQVLAHTTLEDIPKPLGFSSSGELLWKTESGKLASYDPKSTKIETENAAKGDYCFAGSYVESLVLLNQPNLSRKRPIRGE